From Macaca mulatta isolate MMU2019108-1 chromosome 3, T2T-MMU8v2.0, whole genome shotgun sequence, the proteins below share one genomic window:
- the GPR146 gene encoding G-protein coupled receptor 146 (The RefSeq protein has 4 substitutions compared to this genomic sequence), with product MWGCGWFNGTGLVEELPACQDLQLGLSLLSLLGLVVGVPVGLCYNALLVLANLHSKASMTMPDVYFVNMAVAGLVLSTLAPVHLLGPPSSQWALWSAGGEVHVALQIPFNVSSLVAMYSTALLSLDHYIERALPRTYMASVYNTRHVCGFVWGGALLTSFSSLLFYICSHVSTRALECAKMQNAEAADATLVFIGYAVPALAALYALVLLSRVRREDTPLDRDTGRLEPSAHRLLVATVCTQFGLWTPHYLVLLGHTVLISRGQPVDAHYLGLLHFVKDLSKLLAFSSSFVTPLLYRYMNQSFPGKLRRLMKKLPCGDRHCSPDHIGVQQVLA from the coding sequence ATGTGGGGCTGCGGCTGGTTCAACGGCACAGGGCTGGTGGAGGAGCTGCCTGCCTGCCAGGACCTGCAGCTGGGGCTGTCACTGCTGTCgctgctgggcctggtggtaggCGTGCCAGTGGGCCTGTGCTACAACGCCCTGCTGGTGCTGGCCAACCTACACAGCAAGGCCAGCATGACCATGCCAGATGTGTACTTTGTCAACATGGCAGTGGCGGGCCTGGTGCTCAGCGCCCTGGCCCCTGTGCACCTGCTCGGCCCCCCGAGCTCCCAGTGGGCACTGTGGAGCGCAGGCGGTGAGGTCCACGTGGCACTGCAGATCCCCTTCAATGTGTCCTCACTGGTGGCCATGTACTCCACTGCCCTGCTGAGCCTCGACCATTACATCGAGCGTGCACTGCCGCGGACCTACATGGCCAGCGTGTACAACACGCGGCACGTGTGCGGCTTTGTGTGGGGCGGTGCGCTGCTGACCAGCTTTTCCTCGCTGCTCTTCTACATCTGCAGCCATGTGTCCACCCGCGCGCTGGAGTGCGCCAAGATGCAGAACGCAGAAGCCGCCGACGCCACGCTGGTGTTCATTGGTTATGTGGTGCCTGCACTGGCTGCCCTCTATGCGCTGGTGCTACTCTCCCGCGTCCGCAGGGAGGACACACCCCTGGACCGGGACACAGGCCGGCTGGAGCCCTCGGCACACAGGCTGCTGGTGGCCACCGTGTGCACACAGTTTGGGCTCTGGACGCCACACTATCTGGTCCtgctggggcacacagtgctcaTCTCGCGAGGGCAGCCCATGGACACGCACTACCTGGGGCTGCTGCACTTTGTGAAGGATTTGTCTAAACTCCTAGCTTTCTCCAGCAGCTTCGTGACACCGCTTCTCTACCGCTACATGAACCAGAGCTTCCCCGGCAAGCTCCGGCGGCTGATGAAGAAGCTGCCCTGTGGGGACCGGCACTGCTCGCCAGACCACATAGGGGTGCAGCAGGTGCTGGCGTAG
- the GPR146 gene encoding G-protein coupled receptor 146 isoform X1 has product MWGCGWFNGTGLVEELPACQDLQLGLSLLSLLGLVVGVPVGLCYNALLVLANLHSKASMTMPDVYFVNMAVAGLVLSALAPVHLLGPPSSQWALWSAGGEVHVALQIPFNVSSLVAMYSTALLSLDHYIERALPRTYMASVYNTRHVCGFVWGGALLTSFSSLLFYICSHVSTRALECAKMQNAEAADATLVFIGYVVPALAALYALVLLSRVRREDTPLDRDTGRLEPSAHRLLVATVCTQFGLWTPHYLVLLGHTVLISRGQPMDTHYLGLLHFVKDLSKLLAFSSSFVTPLLYRYMNQSFPGKLRRLMKKLPCGDRHCSPDHIGVQQVLA; this is encoded by the coding sequence ATGTGGGGCTGCGGCTGGTTCAACGGCACAGGGCTGGTGGAGGAGCTGCCTGCCTGCCAGGACCTGCAGCTGGGGCTGTCACTGCTGTCgctgctgggcctggtggtaggCGTGCCAGTGGGCCTGTGCTACAACGCCCTGCTGGTGCTGGCCAACCTACACAGCAAGGCCAGCATGACCATGCCAGATGTGTACTTTGTCAACATGGCAGTGGCGGGCCTGGTGCTCAGCGCCCTGGCCCCTGTGCACCTGCTCGGCCCCCCGAGCTCCCAGTGGGCACTGTGGAGCGCAGGCGGTGAGGTCCACGTGGCACTGCAGATCCCCTTCAATGTGTCCTCACTGGTGGCCATGTACTCCACTGCCCTGCTGAGCCTCGACCATTACATCGAGCGTGCACTGCCGCGGACCTACATGGCCAGCGTGTACAACACGCGGCACGTGTGCGGCTTTGTGTGGGGCGGTGCGCTGCTGACCAGCTTTTCCTCGCTGCTCTTCTACATCTGCAGCCATGTGTCCACCCGCGCGCTGGAGTGCGCCAAGATGCAGAACGCAGAAGCCGCCGACGCCACGCTGGTGTTCATTGGTTATGTGGTGCCTGCACTGGCTGCCCTCTATGCGCTGGTGCTACTCTCCCGCGTCCGCAGGGAGGACACACCCCTGGACCGGGACACAGGCCGGCTGGAGCCCTCGGCACACAGGCTGCTGGTGGCCACCGTGTGCACACAGTTTGGGCTCTGGACGCCACACTATCTGGTCCtgctggggcacacagtgctcaTCTCGCGAGGGCAGCCCATGGACACGCACTACCTGGGGCTGCTGCACTTTGTGAAGGATTTGTCTAAACTCCTAGCTTTCTCCAGCAGCTTCGTGACACCGCTTCTCTACCGCTACATGAACCAGAGCTTCCCCGGCAAGCTCCGGCGGCTGATGAAGAAGCTGCCCTGTGGGGACCGGCACTGCTCGCCAGACCACATAGGGGTGCAGCAGGTGCTGGCGTAG